The DNA sequence TTCGAAAGAACGATTCATTGATAAATTCGAAAGCGCTCCTCTCTTCAGCTGTGGCACCATACTCCTTAACGAAACGCAGAAGTTCGTAGCCGTTCAAGTTCATTGCGATCTTTAGTTAAATTGGTGACTTCGTTTCGTTTAGAGACATGGGAAAGCGTGTAGCTGTAGTGTTGGCAGGCTGCGGTGTATTTGATGGAAGTGAAATACACGAGGCGTCTGCGGTTCTGGTTCATTTGAGTCGCCAGCAAGCAACTGTGAGTTAACCTTCGATTATCAGCTCCAATGTTCTCCACTGTATAGAATACAATAGTggagattaaaaacaaaacattatataatgtcaATGCAACGAATATTTGACTCATCTAGAGCACATGACTAGTCAAGTAGATTCTATTTTTATCAGATCACTTATTTAAACATGGACATCGCACAACCTTATGAATGCATTGTAACAGGCAAGCTATCTTTTCCCCTGTCTTCACTCTTGACAAAGAAGCAGTGCatctaaattatgaaatattgtaCATTAGAGCATATTTTTAACTTTTGTTtagctgatttaaaataattttcagtctACCTTGTAAAATGGCATGTAGTTCATTGTTCCTGTACGTCGTCCAGGACTTTAGTAACAGAACTAACCTTCCCACAGGTGAAGATATTTGCACCCAACATTGACCAGATGCATGTTGTAGATCACTTGAAAGGTTCTCCAACAGAGGAAAAGAGAAATGTGCTTGTGGAGAGCGCCAGACTCGCCCGGGGTGATATCCAAGACCTCTCGGATCTCGACGTAAAGGATCTGGATGCCATCATCTTCCCTGGTTAGCACACTACTTCTGGAAGATTGTCCATACAAGAATCAGCTCAGCATTTAGTTTAGtattattgtaacattattttgcAGGTGGCTTTGGAGCAGCGAAGAACCTCTGTAGCTGGGCTGTCCAGGGCAAAGACTGTGTGGTCAATGAGCAGGTTAAAACAGTGCTGAAGGCCTTCCACGCTGAGAAGAAGCCCATTGGCTTGTGCTGCATCTCACCTGTGCTGGCAGCTAAGGTTTTCCCTGGCTGTGAAGTGACTGTTGGCCATGACAAGGATGATAGGTGAATTATGTGACTTACAATAGTTTTAGGATATATTACATCTGTGTACAGGACAAACTCTGCAAACATACAATAACTTGTGTTTAATGCAGCTAGTATTCAGCTATGTCTTCAATTTGCATTTACACTACTGTACTAAAGTTTGGgctcagaataaaaataaataaataataataatacttttattcatcaaggatgcattaagttgattAAATGTGATGGTAAAGACTAATATAATGATGGTAaagatattaatataatattaatattttcagttagtttcattttcatttgaaatttttttttaattttgttgttaataatcttttttttttattaaatatttctatatagttttattaattttcatttcagtttgttattttagttaagttaaggtaaatgaaaattttaacttttaagtgaaattaaataactttgaattcaaataaaatttaacattttatttcaagttatgaaaatgcttttttatggttttaatagtAGTTAAACCTGTTTCGAGCTTTCTGTTCATCGAATAATCCTTAAGCACAGATGTTTCcaaatttcataataataattagttaattaataacaattagaaattattattataggctatagatatttgatcaaataaatgcatccttggtgagcataagatacttctatCAGAAACATCAAGAAAATCTTATCAGTTTCAATGCTGGTGTATCATTGGAATGATTTGTTCTTGTTCACAGCAGGAATGTGATGGAAGTGCAAAGGAACAGATTTTATTTCACAGAAAAGACTGAGCTCTGTTTTTACAGATCCATGTGTTTTATACCCAATTATCTTTGTTTCTGTATTGTTAATGAAAGTTTTGATATTAATACAAAAAGACAGTACTGAGGCATACTGTCTGATTTTTTTGGCTTTCAGGTATCCAGATGTTCCAGACACGGCGGAAGCTATTTCTCAGCTTGGCTGCAAGCACATCTGCAAACATGTGAATGAGGCTCATGTCGA is a window from the Carassius gibelio isolate Cgi1373 ecotype wild population from Czech Republic chromosome A9, carGib1.2-hapl.c, whole genome shotgun sequence genome containing:
- the LOC128019724 gene encoding glutamine amidotransferase-like class 1 domain-containing protein 3, mitochondrial encodes the protein MGKRVAVVLAGCGVFDGSEIHEASAVLVHLSRQQATVKIFAPNIDQMHVVDHLKGSPTEEKRNVLVESARLARGDIQDLSDLDVKDLDAIIFPGGFGAAKNLCSWAVQGKDCVVNEQVKTVLKAFHAEKKPIGLCCISPVLAAKVFPGCEVTVGHDKDDRYPDVPDTAEAISQLGCKHICKHVNEAHVDEKNKIVTTCAFMCKAPLHEIFDGIGVMVQEVLKLA